Proteins from a genomic interval of Clostridia bacterium:
- a CDS encoding cyclic-di-AMP receptor produces MQLVIAIVRDDYSEILQDSLADAGHRYTKLASTGGFLRKGNTTLLVGVDDGQTESVLRIIRGCCRTRQELITPQPMPMSPGLAAPPIEVIAGGATVFVVDVAHFERI; encoded by the coding sequence GTGCAGCTGGTAATCGCTATAGTGCGAGACGACTACTCGGAGATTCTTCAGGATTCGCTGGCCGATGCCGGCCACCGCTACACTAAGCTCGCGTCGACTGGGGGATTTCTTCGCAAGGGCAATACCACGCTTCTGGTTGGTGTGGACGATGGCCAGACCGAGTCGGTGCTCCGTATCATCAGGGGATGCTGCCGCACGCGGCAGGAGCTGATCACGCCGCAGCCGATGCCGATGTCGCCGGGGCTTGCCGCTCCTCCGATTGAGGTGATAGCCGGAGGCGCCACGGTGTTCGTGGTGGATGTGGCGCATTTCGAGAGGATCTGA
- a CDS encoding ABC transporter permease, which produces MSGGMLISILAAAVSSGTPVLFAALGELVCERAGVLNLGVEGMMLVGAVSGFLATVRTGNIWVGVMAAVAAGGLMGLIHAFMSISLRVNQVVSGLALTLFGTGVSGFLGKSVIGVPLPAQFRAVAIPGLSSIPVLGPILFRHDLMVYLTFILVPALWYLLYRTRPGLHLRAVGESPQTADALGVNVFAIRYVSVIAGGMLAGLGGAYLSMAYAPSWIESMTAGRGWIAVALVIFAVWDPVRAMIGSYLFGGVDALGFRIQVMGSGVSSFFLKMLPYVFTIAVLIIVTATASKRSSRAPEALGLPYERE; this is translated from the coding sequence ATGAGTGGAGGCATGTTGATCTCGATTCTGGCAGCAGCGGTTAGCTCCGGAACCCCGGTGTTGTTCGCTGCCCTCGGAGAGCTGGTATGCGAGCGGGCGGGTGTGCTCAACCTCGGAGTGGAGGGCATGATGCTCGTGGGGGCGGTGAGCGGGTTCCTCGCGACGGTCCGAACTGGGAACATATGGGTTGGAGTGATGGCGGCAGTGGCAGCCGGAGGGTTGATGGGGCTGATACACGCGTTCATGTCCATATCCCTTCGGGTGAACCAGGTGGTGTCAGGCCTGGCCCTGACCCTGTTCGGCACCGGAGTCAGTGGGTTTCTGGGGAAATCGGTGATCGGGGTCCCGCTTCCCGCCCAGTTCCGTGCGGTGGCCATACCGGGGCTCTCAAGCATTCCAGTGCTTGGGCCGATTCTCTTCCGCCACGATCTCATGGTGTATCTCACCTTCATACTCGTGCCTGCCCTATGGTATCTGCTGTACAGGACGCGCCCTGGGCTCCATCTTCGGGCGGTGGGAGAGAGCCCTCAAACCGCGGACGCCCTCGGCGTGAATGTCTTCGCCATCAGGTATGTCTCGGTGATAGCAGGCGGGATGCTTGCCGGATTGGGAGGAGCGTACCTTTCCATGGCGTACGCTCCGAGCTGGATAGAGAGCATGACTGCCGGGCGCGGGTGGATCGCTGTCGCCCTCGTGATATTCGCGGTGTGGGATCCTGTGAGAGCAATGATAGGCTCCTACCTGTTCGGAGGGGTCGACGCTCTCGGCTTCAGAATTCAGGTGATGGGTTCAGGAGTATCATCGTTCTTCCTCAAGATGCTGCCCTATGTGTTCACAATAGCGGTGCTCATCATAGTGACGGCAACAGCATCCAAAAGGAGTTCGCGCGCGCCGGAGGCCTTGGGGTTGCCCTACGAGAGGGAGTGA
- a CDS encoding MFS transporter codes for MKDGVVGAGATGAGPERRRDHSWRLRWNFKVSTLDGMFASVAMGMVNPFLAVFALSLGATNGVVGMITAVPALVNTIMYLPAAGMVERRRSKLRTSVTGALFTRVFYLLMAFVPFLPWAKYRATILVAAIGLQTIPAVVTAVAWTALMGETFPAEERARVFSMRSMFCSLVALLSSLLAGILLDRVPYPANYAALFVVSFLTSMVSLHYLSLMKETPMSEAASVRLPLSARLRRPFVDKEHGRKFSVFTASALLLHLGINIAVPVYTIYHVRVLHLSNSIIGTLSLAGGLTAVLAYPMWGVVARRAGDAAVYTLSILAYALFPVMYGLSRSPGYLIALQAAVGFFNAGFAFTLFNLTLAYVNPTESANGIAVFNMLINATGIIAPFIATSVVSRWGIMPSFILSTLVRILGCVIFIKAVGVDETFGKLHRMVSPSALRRRRLNRKAKGVL; via the coding sequence TTGAAGGATGGCGTGGTAGGGGCTGGTGCAACTGGGGCCGGGCCGGAGCGGCGGCGGGACCATAGCTGGCGGTTGCGCTGGAACTTCAAGGTAAGCACACTAGATGGCATGTTCGCGAGTGTGGCGATGGGTATGGTGAACCCATTCCTGGCCGTGTTCGCGCTGAGCTTAGGCGCAACCAACGGCGTCGTCGGTATGATCACCGCGGTTCCGGCTCTCGTGAACACGATAATGTATCTTCCAGCGGCGGGGATGGTTGAACGGAGGCGGAGCAAACTCCGCACCTCGGTTACGGGCGCCTTATTCACCCGCGTTTTCTATCTCCTCATGGCGTTTGTGCCATTCCTGCCGTGGGCGAAGTACAGGGCCACAATACTGGTGGCCGCCATAGGTTTGCAGACTATTCCGGCAGTGGTCACTGCTGTGGCCTGGACTGCCCTGATGGGAGAGACGTTCCCCGCTGAGGAGCGGGCACGGGTATTCTCCATGAGGAGCATGTTCTGTTCACTGGTTGCATTGCTTTCATCACTTCTCGCCGGGATCCTGCTGGACCGGGTTCCGTATCCTGCGAACTACGCAGCGCTGTTTGTGGTGTCGTTCCTCACGTCGATGGTTTCGCTCCACTATCTCTCCTTGATGAAGGAGACGCCGATGAGCGAAGCCGCCTCTGTGAGGCTGCCACTATCGGCCAGGCTCAGGAGGCCCTTTGTCGACAAAGAGCACGGGCGGAAGTTCAGTGTATTCACTGCGAGTGCACTGCTTCTGCACCTAGGCATCAACATAGCGGTTCCGGTGTACACGATCTATCACGTTAGGGTGTTGCATCTATCCAACAGCATCATCGGCACTCTTTCCCTTGCTGGGGGGCTCACTGCGGTGCTGGCCTACCCTATGTGGGGAGTGGTTGCCAGGCGCGCGGGAGACGCAGCCGTGTACACGCTTTCGATTCTGGCATACGCCTTGTTTCCTGTGATGTACGGCCTATCCCGGTCACCGGGCTACCTCATCGCGCTGCAGGCCGCGGTTGGCTTTTTCAATGCGGGTTTTGCTTTCACCCTGTTCAACCTCACACTCGCGTATGTGAACCCAACGGAAAGCGCGAACGGGATAGCTGTGTTCAACATGCTGATAAACGCGACGGGCATCATCGCGCCGTTCATTGCCACGTCGGTGGTGTCTCGGTGGGGCATCATGCCGTCCTTCATCCTATCCACATTGGTGAGGATTTTGGGATGCGTGATATTCATCAAGGCAGTGGGAGTAGATGAGACGTTCGGAAAGCTCCATCGCATGGTGTCGCCTTCTGCTCTGCGCAGGCGGAGGCTGAACCGAAAAGCTAAGGGGGTGCTCTGA